One Brachyspira pilosicoli P43/6/78 genomic window carries:
- a CDS encoding citrate/2-methylcitrate synthase, translated as MKKEYLLYKLYDHSSKRIKIDSELFQKYNVKKGLRNEDGTGVLVGLTNIGDVVGYERDKNGKVCPIDGKLYYRGYDLNDIANDILTNKRFGYEEVCYLLLSGKLPDMERLQSFKELISDNMYLDKKTIMNIIDLEGQNIMNILSRSVLEMYIHDPNPEDLSLENLMLQSIQLIARFPAVIAYAYNMFQYSVNQKYLNITLPKPKYSIAENFLYMLKQEFSELEARMLDLLLILHAEHGGGNNSTFTVRVTSSTRTDTYSSISAGIGSLKGDLHGGANAKVMDMLIHLKEAIDNWESKKEIDEYLMKMLNKEAYDKSGLIYGMGHAVYTLSDPRAVILKDLARQLAKEKKKEKELAFMELIEERAIECFIKVKGEKKRVCANVDLYSGFIYEMLGISKELYTPLFAMSRIVGWCAHRIEELNFDDRRIIRPAYKNVSDPQEFISMDKR; from the coding sequence ATGAAAAAAGAATATTTATTGTACAAACTTTATGACCATTCAAGCAAAAGAATAAAAATAGATAGTGAACTTTTTCAGAAATATAATGTAAAAAAAGGTTTAAGAAATGAAGATGGAACAGGGGTGCTTGTTGGGCTTACAAATATTGGAGATGTTGTAGGTTATGAAAGAGATAAAAACGGAAAAGTATGCCCTATAGACGGTAAGCTTTATTATAGAGGGTATGATTTAAATGATATTGCTAATGATATATTAACTAATAAACGTTTTGGTTATGAGGAGGTTTGTTATCTTCTTCTTTCTGGTAAGCTTCCAGATATGGAGAGATTGCAGTCTTTTAAAGAGTTAATATCTGATAATATGTATTTAGATAAAAAAACTATAATGAATATAATAGATTTGGAAGGGCAAAATATTATGAACATACTTTCAAGAAGTGTGCTTGAGATGTATATTCATGACCCTAATCCTGAAGATTTGTCATTAGAAAACTTAATGCTTCAATCTATACAATTAATAGCAAGATTTCCTGCTGTTATTGCTTATGCTTATAATATGTTTCAATATAGTGTTAATCAAAAATATTTAAATATTACATTGCCAAAACCAAAATATTCTATAGCAGAGAATTTTTTATATATGCTTAAGCAGGAGTTTAGCGAATTAGAGGCTAGAATGCTTGATTTGCTTTTGATACTTCATGCAGAACACGGCGGCGGTAACAACTCTACATTTACAGTACGTGTTACAAGCTCTACAAGAACAGATACTTATTCAAGCATTTCTGCTGGTATTGGTTCTTTAAAAGGGGATTTGCATGGAGGAGCTAATGCTAAAGTAATGGATATGTTAATTCATTTGAAAGAGGCTATAGATAATTGGGAGAGCAAAAAAGAGATAGATGAATATTTAATGAAAATGCTTAACAAAGAAGCTTATGACAAGAGCGGACTTATATATGGAATGGGGCATGCTGTTTATACTTTATCAGACCCTCGTGCTGTTATATTAAAAGATTTGGCTCGTCAGCTTGCTAAAGAAAAGAAAAAAGAAAAAGAGCTTGCATTTATGGAATTAATAGAAGAGAGAGCTATAGAGTGTTTTATAAAAGTAAAAGGAGAGAAAAAAAGAGTTTGTGCTAATGTTGACCTTTATTCTGGATTTATATATGAAATGCTTGGCATATCTAAAGAGCTTTATACTCCGCTTTTTGCTATGTCAAGAATTGTAGGCTGGTGTGCTCATAGAATAGAGGAACTTAATTTTGATGACAGAAGAATTATAAGACCTGCGTATAAAAATGTTTCTGACCCTCAAGAGTTTATTTCTATGGATAAGAGATAA
- a CDS encoding aconitate hydratase has translation MPIYDVEMIRKFYLNYSNKVNSIKQKLNRALTLSEKILYAHLYDEKTIKDFKRAEDYADFRPDRVAMQDATAQMALLQFMNAGKTSSAVPATIHCDHLIEACKGAEEDLKNALNVNKEVYDFLESVAKKYGLGFWEAGSGIIHQIVLENYAFPGGMMVGTDSHTPNAGGLGMLAIGVGGADAVDVMTGMEWELKIPNIIGVKLTGSLNGWASAKDVILKLAGILTVKGGTNSIIEYFGEGANSLSAAGKASICNMGAEVGATTSIFPYDNNIKEYLIATGREEIAKLADENINNLKADEEVYNNPEKYYNKIIEINLSELEPYINGPFTPDAACTISEFAKKVEENKYPTAMEVGLIGSCTNSSYHDLSKASSIARQVIDKKLKVKSKIIINPGSEASYNAALRDGIIDDFKKIGAIIMTNACGPCIGQWNREEKDNTRANSIVTSFNRNFAKRADGNPNTHAFVASPETVMALSIAGDLRFNPLKDSLINEEGKEVKLDEPVGIALPKNGLSTENKNRQNAPDSSIEIIIDKDSKRLQLLKPFDKFNIKDFENMPLLIKVKGKCTTDHISMAGPWLKFRGHLENISDNMLMGAVNFFNEKTNSVFNQLSKTYEEVSKTAKEYKQKNISSIVVAEENYGEGSSREHAAMEPRFLNVKAVLAKSFARIHETNLKKQGMLAITFKDKDDYNKIEEKDKISILGLDDFRPKQNLTVKVIHQNGSEETFEAVHTYNEAQIEWFKNGGALNSLMKN, from the coding sequence ATGCCAATATATGATGTAGAAATGATAAGAAAGTTTTATTTAAACTATTCTAATAAAGTTAATAGCATAAAACAAAAATTAAATAGAGCATTGACATTATCAGAAAAGATATTATACGCTCATTTGTATGATGAGAAAACAATAAAAGATTTTAAGAGGGCAGAAGATTATGCAGATTTTCGACCAGATAGAGTGGCAATGCAAGATGCTACAGCACAAATGGCATTACTTCAATTTATGAATGCGGGAAAAACTTCTTCTGCAGTACCTGCAACAATACACTGCGACCATTTAATAGAGGCTTGTAAGGGTGCTGAAGAGGATTTAAAAAATGCACTTAATGTTAATAAAGAAGTTTATGATTTTTTGGAAAGTGTTGCTAAAAAATATGGGCTTGGTTTTTGGGAGGCTGGTTCTGGGATAATACACCAAATAGTTTTAGAAAATTATGCTTTTCCGGGCGGCATGATGGTAGGAACAGACTCTCATACACCTAATGCAGGCGGTCTTGGAATGCTTGCCATAGGTGTTGGCGGAGCTGATGCGGTTGATGTTATGACAGGAATGGAGTGGGAGCTAAAAATACCTAATATAATAGGAGTAAAATTAACAGGTTCTCTAAATGGCTGGGCTAGTGCAAAAGATGTGATATTAAAATTGGCAGGAATATTAACAGTTAAAGGAGGAACTAACTCTATTATTGAATATTTTGGAGAGGGAGCTAATAGTTTATCAGCAGCAGGTAAGGCTTCTATTTGTAATATGGGGGCAGAGGTTGGGGCTACTACTTCAATATTTCCTTATGACAATAATATAAAAGAATATTTAATTGCTACAGGACGCGAAGAGATTGCTAAACTTGCTGATGAAAATATAAATAATCTAAAAGCAGATGAAGAAGTGTATAATAATCCAGAGAAATATTATAATAAAATAATAGAGATTAATTTATCAGAATTAGAACCATATATAAACGGACCATTTACACCAGATGCAGCATGTACTATAAGCGAGTTTGCTAAAAAGGTTGAAGAAAATAAATATCCTACAGCTATGGAAGTTGGCTTGATAGGTTCTTGTACTAATTCTTCTTATCATGATTTAAGTAAGGCTTCTTCAATAGCTCGTCAGGTAATAGATAAAAAATTAAAAGTAAAATCAAAAATAATAATTAATCCAGGTTCTGAAGCTTCATATAATGCAGCTTTAAGAGATGGTATAATTGACGACTTCAAAAAAATTGGTGCTATTATAATGACTAATGCATGCGGACCTTGTATTGGTCAGTGGAACAGAGAAGAGAAAGACAACACAAGAGCAAACTCAATAGTAACATCTTTTAATAGAAACTTTGCAAAACGTGCTGATGGTAACCCTAATACTCATGCATTCGTTGCTTCTCCTGAAACTGTAATGGCTTTAAGCATAGCAGGAGATTTAAGATTTAATCCTTTAAAAGATAGTTTAATTAATGAAGAAGGAAAAGAAGTTAAACTCGATGAACCTGTTGGAATAGCTTTGCCAAAAAACGGACTTAGCACAGAAAATAAAAATAGACAAAATGCACCAGATAGCAGCATAGAAATTATAATAGATAAAGATTCCAAACGTTTACAATTATTAAAGCCTTTTGATAAGTTTAATATAAAAGATTTTGAGAATATGCCTTTGCTTATAAAGGTTAAAGGTAAATGTACAACAGACCATATATCAATGGCTGGACCTTGGTTAAAGTTCAGAGGGCATTTGGAAAATATTTCAGACAATATGCTAATGGGAGCTGTTAATTTCTTTAATGAAAAAACAAACTCTGTATTTAATCAGTTAAGCAAGACTTATGAAGAAGTTTCAAAAACAGCAAAAGAATATAAGCAAAAAAATATTTCTTCTATAGTAGTGGCAGAAGAGAATTATGGAGAAGGCTCAAGCAGAGAGCATGCTGCAATGGAGCCAAGATTTTTGAATGTTAAAGCAGTGCTTGCTAAAAGTTTTGCTAGAATACATGAAACTAATCTTAAAAAACAAGGTATGCTTGCTATAACATTTAAAGATAAAGATGATTATAACAAGATAGAAGAAAAAGATAAAATAAGCATATTAGGTCTTGATGATTTTAGGCCTAAACAAAACTTAACTGTTAAAGTAATTCATCAAAATGGAAGTGAAGAGACTTTTGAAGCGGTTCACACATATAATGAAGCACAGATTGAATGGTTTAAAAACGGAGGAGCATTGAATAGTTTAATGAAAAATTAA
- a CDS encoding pyridoxal-phosphate-dependent aminotransferase family protein: MIPGPTPVPESALIEMAKHPMAHRSKEFSNILKEVYEDLKYVFQTKNDIFLFTASGTGAMCAALENIVNEGDKVLCLVIGNFGARWAKIAESRGAEVIKLEVPLGEVIKPQMLEEALNKNKDIKIVTLTHSETSTGAANDVKTLCSIIKKHGALSVVDGITSLCAMEFKTDEWNIDVALSGSQKGFMIAPGLSFLTASEEAFKMHEQCKYPSFYFNWKEHKKSLAKDTTPFTPAVSLISSLHTSLKMIKEEGIENVNKRHKKLSLALRAAIKTIGLKLFVEDDNNASYAITSILPPEGITVPDIRKTLKDDYDIIVANGQGSLENKIFRIGTLGFVCERDLIMAVGALEASLIKLGYKFEVGSGVKKLIEELNK; this comes from the coding sequence TTGATACCAGGACCTACACCAGTACCAGAATCTGCTTTAATAGAAATGGCCAAACACCCTATGGCACATAGAAGCAAAGAATTTTCAAACATATTAAAAGAAGTTTACGAAGATTTAAAATATGTGTTTCAAACTAAAAATGATATATTTTTGTTTACAGCAAGCGGCACTGGGGCAATGTGTGCTGCATTAGAAAATATAGTTAATGAGGGAGACAAAGTACTATGCTTAGTGATTGGAAACTTTGGAGCAAGATGGGCAAAAATTGCAGAAAGCAGAGGCGCAGAAGTAATAAAACTAGAAGTACCTCTTGGTGAAGTAATTAAACCTCAAATGCTTGAAGAAGCTTTAAATAAAAACAAAGACATAAAAATAGTAACACTCACTCATAGTGAAACTTCTACAGGTGCTGCTAATGATGTAAAAACACTATGTTCTATAATAAAAAAACATGGTGCATTATCTGTAGTTGATGGTATAACAAGTTTATGTGCTATGGAGTTTAAAACTGATGAATGGAATATCGATGTTGCATTATCAGGCTCTCAAAAAGGATTTATGATAGCTCCAGGGCTTTCATTTTTAACTGCAAGCGAAGAAGCTTTTAAAATGCATGAACAATGTAAATATCCTAGTTTTTATTTTAATTGGAAAGAGCATAAAAAATCTTTAGCTAAAGATACTACACCTTTTACACCTGCAGTAAGTCTTATAAGCTCACTTCATACATCTTTGAAGATGATTAAAGAAGAGGGAATTGAAAATGTTAATAAAAGACATAAAAAACTTTCTCTTGCTTTAAGAGCTGCTATAAAAACTATAGGCTTAAAACTTTTTGTAGAAGATGATAATAATGCAAGCTATGCCATCACTTCAATACTTCCTCCAGAAGGAATAACTGTTCCAGATATAAGAAAAACTTTGAAAGATGATTATGATATTATCGTAGCTAATGGACAGGGAAGTTTAGAAAATAAAATATTCAGAATAGGTACTTTAGGATTTGTATGCGAGAGAGATTTAATAATGGCTGTTGGTGCTTTGGAAGCAAGCTTAATTAAACTAGGATATAAATTTGAAGTTGGAAGCGGAGTTAAAAAATTAATAGAAGAGTTAAACAAATAA
- the icd gene encoding NADP-dependent isocitrate dehydrogenase, with translation MSKIEMKNGKLIVPNKVTIPFIEGDGVGAEITPASQMVVNAAVKKAYNGEKSIEWLEVLAGDKAQKELGTPLPDDTINTFKEYLIGIKGPLTTPVGEGMRSLNVALRQTLDLYVCLRPVRWFKGTSSPIKEPNKVNMVVFRENTEDIYAGIEWKTGTEEAKKFYNFLKNEMGVTKVRFPETSSFGVKPVSEEGSKRLIRSAIEYALLNKLPSVTLVHKGNIMKFTEGGFKKYGYELARKEFAHQTFTMEEYAEIKKEFGEDKAKEKLKEAKAQGKLIIKDNICDAFLQNTLLKPEDYSVIATLNLNGDYVSDQLAAMVGGIGIAPGGNINYKTGHAIFEATHGTAPDIAGKNKANPCSLILSSVMALEYLNMNEAASLIINALEKSFESGYATEDLASFMDNGTKLGTKEFAEKIVSIM, from the coding sequence ATGAGTAAAATAGAAATGAAAAATGGTAAATTGATAGTACCAAATAAAGTTACAATTCCTTTTATAGAAGGGGACGGAGTAGGGGCTGAAATTACGCCTGCTTCTCAAATGGTTGTAAATGCGGCTGTAAAAAAAGCCTACAACGGCGAGAAGTCTATTGAATGGCTTGAAGTACTTGCAGGAGATAAAGCTCAAAAAGAATTAGGAACACCTTTACCTGATGATACTATAAACACTTTTAAAGAATATCTTATAGGCATAAAAGGGCCTTTAACTACACCTGTTGGTGAAGGTATGCGTTCACTAAATGTTGCACTTCGTCAAACTTTAGACCTTTATGTTTGTTTAAGACCTGTAAGATGGTTTAAGGGGACTTCTTCACCTATAAAAGAGCCTAATAAAGTTAATATGGTTGTGTTTAGAGAGAACACCGAAGATATATATGCTGGTATAGAATGGAAAACAGGCACTGAAGAAGCAAAAAAATTCTATAACTTCCTAAAAAATGAAATGGGTGTAACTAAAGTAAGATTTCCAGAAACATCATCTTTCGGAGTTAAGCCAGTATCTGAAGAAGGCTCTAAAAGACTCATACGCTCTGCAATAGAATATGCCTTATTAAATAAACTTCCTTCTGTTACTTTGGTTCATAAGGGTAATATAATGAAGTTCACTGAAGGCGGGTTCAAAAAATACGGATATGAGCTAGCTAGAAAAGAGTTTGCTCATCAAACTTTTACTATGGAAGAATATGCAGAAATAAAAAAAGAGTTTGGAGAAGATAAAGCGAAAGAAAAATTAAAAGAAGCAAAAGCACAAGGTAAACTCATAATAAAAGATAATATTTGCGATGCCTTTTTACAAAACACATTATTAAAACCGGAAGACTATTCTGTAATAGCAACGTTAAACTTAAATGGTGATTATGTATCAGACCAATTAGCAGCTATGGTTGGGGGAATAGGAATAGCACCTGGAGGAAATATTAATTATAAAACAGGGCATGCTATTTTTGAAGCGACCCATGGCACAGCACCAGATATAGCAGGAAAAAATAAGGCTAATCCTTGTTCATTAATACTTTCTTCTGTGATGGCATTAGAATATTTGAATATGAATGAGGCTGCTAGTTTAATAATAAATGCATTAGAGAAATCTTTTGAAAGCGGATATGCTACAGAAGATTTGGCTAGCTTTATGGATAATGGAACTAAACTTGGCACAAAAGAGTTTGCAGAAAAAATTGTTTCTATAATGTAA
- the serB gene encoding phosphoserine phosphatase SerB: MKLAVFDFDSTLMDGETLDIIARETNFAKEIAEITAKGMRGEIDFFESLEMRVALLKGVKLETVNEICNNLPIMNGAKETIQELHKKGYKCVCFSGGFKNATVLFADKLNLDGEFANIFHTKNNILTGKVGGEMMFSNSKGDMLVRLQKLLNVSYDDTLAVGDGANDLSMFKYAKKKAAFCAKEVLKKEANIVIEKKDLTLILDKV; this comes from the coding sequence ATGAAATTAGCAGTTTTTGATTTTGACTCCACTTTGATGGACGGTGAGACTCTAGACATTATTGCAAGAGAAACTAATTTTGCAAAAGAGATTGCTGAAATTACTGCAAAAGGAATGAGAGGAGAGATTGATTTTTTTGAAAGTTTAGAGATGAGAGTTGCCTTACTTAAAGGAGTAAAATTAGAAACTGTTAATGAAATTTGTAATAATCTTCCTATAATGAATGGTGCAAAAGAAACTATTCAAGAGCTTCACAAAAAAGGATATAAATGTGTATGCTTTTCTGGAGGATTTAAAAATGCAACTGTCCTATTTGCAGATAAGCTTAATTTAGACGGAGAGTTTGCAAATATCTTTCACACAAAAAATAACATACTTACAGGAAAAGTTGGAGGCGAGATGATGTTTTCAAACAGCAAGGGGGATATGCTTGTAAGATTGCAAAAGCTTCTTAATGTTTCCTATGATGATACTTTAGCTGTTGGTGATGGGGCTAATGATTTAAGTATGTTTAAATATGCTAAAAAAAAGGCTGCCTTTTGTGCTAAAGAAGTTTTAAAAAAAGAAGCAAATATTGTAATAGAGAAAAAAGATTTAACACTTATATTAGATAAAGTTTAA
- the mscL gene encoding large conductance mechanosensitive channel protein MscL: MLKEFKNFIMRGSVIDMSIGIIIGSAFSKIVNSFVEDILMPPIGLMLSGIDFSNIFIVIKKGIENQGPYTSLEMAKNAGAVVISVGMFFNAIISFIITAISIFIIIKAVNKIQEKMPKEKKEDKKEIKVCPYCYSNINIKAIKCPNCTSDLN, translated from the coding sequence ATGCTCAAAGAGTTTAAAAATTTTATAATGCGTGGAAGTGTAATAGATATGTCTATTGGTATTATAATAGGTTCTGCTTTTAGTAAAATAGTAAACTCATTCGTAGAAGATATTTTAATGCCTCCAATAGGCTTAATGCTTAGCGGTATAGATTTTTCTAATATATTTATAGTTATAAAAAAAGGAATAGAAAATCAAGGTCCATACACTTCATTAGAGATGGCCAAAAATGCTGGTGCTGTTGTTATAAGTGTTGGAATGTTTTTTAATGCTATAATAAGTTTTATAATAACAGCTATTTCAATATTTATAATAATAAAAGCTGTAAATAAAATACAAGAAAAAATGCCAAAAGAAAAGAAAGAAGATAAAAAAGAAATTAAAGTATGCCCCTACTGTTATTCTAATATAAATATTAAAGCTATAAAATGTCCAAATTGCACATCGGATTTAAATTAA
- the serA gene encoding phosphoglycerate dehydrogenase, with product MKVLITDKINECVKDIIADVSEVVFLPTMSEDELTNIIGEYDALMVRSQTKVTRKIIEAGKNLKIIGRAGVGVDNIDVEAATEKGIIVVNSPDGNTIAASEHTIALMLAISRNIVPAVVSTKEAKWNRDKFTGNELFGKTLGVMGFGRIGRKVVHIALSIGMKVIVYDPFATEEIVQKVGAVYETSLDEFLPKLDYLSLHIPKTPETNNIINKDNLCKMKKNAIIINCSRGGLVNEEDLKQALENGTIAAAAVDVFVNEPKIETCPLVEYKNDNLILTPHLGASTKEAQINVALDVAKQIKQVLSGGYTESAVNIPSLNPEKLEPVKDYMNIAENAGEMIMQISTGKIKSFEITAQGELINLDIQPLEVAVLKGALSSMLQDVNYVNAPYLAKQRGIEVKTIKSETPSTFTGILKVKLTTDKEVNNVSVSLIAKNIARIVKLNDYDVIIKPQPHILIVPHINQPAMIAKVATTLSSDGINIGSMNVSENIKGSNMSIMAINVDRIIESDMIDKISQIDGVHQPKYIKLTSGYTL from the coding sequence ATGAAAGTTTTGATAACTGACAAAATAAATGAATGCGTTAAAGATATCATAGCAGATGTTTCTGAAGTTGTATTTCTTCCAACAATGAGCGAAGATGAACTTACTAACATTATAGGCGAATATGATGCTCTAATGGTAAGAAGCCAAACAAAAGTAACAAGAAAAATCATAGAAGCTGGAAAAAACTTAAAAATTATAGGACGTGCTGGAGTTGGTGTTGACAATATAGATGTTGAAGCTGCTACAGAGAAAGGAATAATAGTAGTAAACTCTCCAGATGGAAACACTATTGCAGCATCAGAGCATACTATTGCTTTAATGCTTGCCATATCAAGAAATATAGTTCCTGCTGTAGTTTCTACAAAAGAAGCTAAATGGAACAGAGATAAGTTTACAGGAAATGAACTTTTTGGAAAGACTTTAGGAGTTATGGGCTTTGGAAGAATTGGAAGAAAGGTTGTGCATATTGCTCTTTCTATTGGAATGAAAGTTATAGTATACGACCCATTTGCCACAGAAGAAATTGTACAAAAAGTAGGAGCTGTATACGAAACTTCTTTAGATGAGTTTTTACCTAAACTTGATTATTTATCTCTTCATATACCAAAAACGCCTGAAACAAATAATATTATAAACAAAGATAATTTATGTAAGATGAAAAAAAATGCTATCATTATAAATTGTTCAAGGGGCGGACTTGTTAATGAAGAGGATTTAAAACAGGCATTAGAAAACGGCACTATAGCAGCTGCTGCAGTTGATGTTTTTGTTAATGAACCAAAGATAGAAACTTGCCCATTAGTTGAATACAAAAATGATAATTTAATACTTACTCCTCATCTTGGTGCTAGTACAAAAGAAGCTCAAATTAATGTTGCTTTAGATGTTGCTAAACAAATAAAACAAGTATTATCTGGAGGATATACTGAATCAGCTGTTAATATACCTTCACTTAATCCTGAAAAATTAGAACCTGTAAAAGACTATATGAATATCGCAGAAAATGCAGGGGAAATGATAATGCAAATATCAACAGGCAAAATTAAATCTTTTGAAATAACAGCACAGGGAGAATTAATAAATTTAGATATTCAGCCTCTTGAAGTAGCAGTATTAAAAGGTGCATTATCTTCAATGCTTCAAGATGTAAACTATGTTAATGCTCCTTATCTTGCAAAGCAAAGAGGAATAGAAGTAAAAACAATAAAATCTGAAACTCCTTCTACATTTACAGGCATATTAAAAGTAAAACTAACTACAGACAAAGAGGTTAATAATGTATCTGTATCTTTAATAGCTAAAAATATCGCAAGAATAGTTAAGCTAAATGATTATGATGTTATAATAAAACCTCAGCCTCATATATTAATAGTACCGCATATAAACCAACCTGCTATGATAGCAAAAGTAGCAACTACATTATCAAGCGACGGAATAAATATTGGTTCTATGAATGTATCAGAAAATATAAAAGGAAGTAATATGTCTATAATGGCTATAAACGTTGACAGAATAATAGAAAGCGACATGATAGATAAAATATCACAAATAGATGGAGTTCATCAACCAAAGTATATTAAACTTACTTCAGGATATACACTATAA